CTGCTGGGCATGGCACGAGTGTGAAGCCTCTCCCTTCCCGTCGGACAGTCATTTCACCGGGGAGCGGACGGCCGGATAGGTCACACCCGGTGGCCCGGCGGCATCGGCCCCTCCTATCGTTCACCGCATGACACGCGAGCAGCAGGTCGAGGGCGGTCTGGAGGAGCCCACGGAGCTCGAGCCGGAGCAGGGCTCGCTCGCGCTGGCCGACCCGGAGGACCGCCACACCCGCGCCGACTGGGAGGCCGCGGCCGCGGGGGTGCTCCGCAAGGCCCGCCGGCTCTCCGACGACGACCCGGACGACGCCGTGTGGTCGGAGCTGGCCCACGAGACGCTCGACGGCATCCGGGTGACCCCGCTGGGCACGCCGGACCTGCTCGACGGACTGGCCACCGAGGGTCGCCCCGGACGACGCGGGGACTGGGACGTGCGCACCCGGCCGGCCGACAACGAGCAGGTCCTGGGTGACCTCGACGCGGGGGCCACCTCGGTCTGGCTCGCACCCGACGCCGACCTGGCTCTGCTGGACGGGGTGATGCTCGACCTCGCCCCCGTCGTCCTCACGGCGACGACCCCCGACCGGGCGCGGGCGTTCCTCGACCTGCTCGGCGACACCACCCCGGCCGCCGGCACGAACCTCGGGGCCGACGCCGCGGGCGACCACGCGGTCGAGGTCGCCGAGCTGGCCCGGGAGGCCGGAGTGCTCGGGGTGGTCGTCGACGCCACCCCCGTGCACGAGCAGGGCGCCTCCGACGTGCAGGAGCTCGGTCACGCGCTCGCGGTCGCGGCGGCGTACCTCCGCGCGGCGACGGCCGCCGGGCTCACGGTCGAGCAGGCCGCAGGTCTCGTCGAGTTCCGGCTGGCCGCGACCGACGAGCAGTTCGCGACGATCGCCAAGCTGCGCGCCGCCCGTCGGCTCTGGGCGCGCATGCAGGAGCTGTCTGGCGCCGAGCCGGTGGCGATGCGCATCCACGCCGTCACCAGCCGCGTCATGCTGAGCAAGTACGACCCCTGGGTCAACATGCTGCGCGGCACCGTCGCGGCCTTCGCCGCCGGCGTGGGCGGTGCCGACGCAGTGACGGTCATCGAGTTCGACAGTCCGCTGGGCACTCCCGACGCCTTCGGGCGGCGCATCGCCCGCAACACCTCCCTGCTGCTGCTCGCCGAGGCCCACGTGGGCGCGGTGAGCGACCCCGCGGGCGGCGCCTACGCCGTGGAGAAGCTGACCGACGACCTGGCCGCGGCCGCGTGGGAGGAGCTGGGCCGGATCGAGGCCGACGGGGTCGAGGCGTTCAAGGAGCGCATCGCCGAGGTGGTCACGCGCCGTGACGCCGAGGTCGCCAGCCGGCAGCGACCCCTCACCGGTCTCACCGAGTTCCCCGACCTCGCCGAGACGTTGCCCGAGCGGGCGGGGGACGGAGACGACGTGCGGCGATACGGTGCCGCATTCGAGGCGCTGCGTGACGAGCCGGCGGCGACGCCGGTCTTCCTCGCCACGCTGGGCACCGTCGCCGCACACACCGCGCGCGCGACGTTCGCCGCCAACCTCCTTGCCGCGGGCGGGATCGCCGTCGAGCAGGCGGGACCCACCGCCGGGGTGGCGGAGGTGGTCGCGGCGTACGACGGGCAGCCGGTGGCGTGCCTGTGCGGCACCGACGCGGCCTACGCCGAGTGGGGCGCCGAGCTGGTCGAGGCGCTGCGCGAGGCGGGTGCCCGTCATGTCGTCGTCGCGGGCAAGGTCGACATCGGCGCCGACGACCGCTGCTTCGCGGGCATGGACGCCCTCGAGTTCCTGCACCGGACGAGGGAGGTGCTCGCATGAGCGTCCCGGACAGCTTCGCGGGTCTGCCGCTCACCCGGGAGGCACCGCCAGCCGGCGCCGCGAGCACGGACCCGGGGGAGTCGTGGACGTCCCCGGAGGGCATCGAGATCCTGCCGGTCTACGGCCCTGAGCACCTCGAGGGTCTCGACGCGCTCGACACCTGGCCCGGTCTCACCCCCTACCTGCGGGGTCCCTACCCCACGATGTACACGACCCAGCCCTGGACGATCCGCCAGTACGCCGGCTTCTCGACGGCCGAGGAGTCCAACGCCTTCTACCGGCGCAACCTGGCGGCCGGCCAGAAGGGCCTGTCGGTGGCGTTCGACCTCGCCACCCACCGGGGCTACGACTCCGACCACCCCCGGGTGCGCGGCGACGTCGGCATGGCGGGGGTGGCGATCGACTCCATCTACGACACCCGCACCCTCTTCGACGGCATCCCGCTGGACCAGATGTCGGTGTCGATGACCATGAACGGCGCCGTTCTCCCGGTGATGGCGCTCTACATCGCGGCCGCGGAGGAGCAGGGGGTCAAGCCGGAGCAGCTCGCGGGGACCATCCAGAACGACATCCTCAAGGAGTTCATGGTCCGCAACACCTACATCTACCCGCCGGCGCCGAGCATGCGGATCATCTCCGACATCTTCGCCTTCACCGCCGAGCGGATGCCGCGCTTCAACTCGATCTCGATCTCCGGCTACCACATGCAGGAGGCCGGGGCGACGGCCGACCTCGAGCTGGCCTACACCCTCGCTGACGGCGTGGAGTACATCCGCGCCGGGCTCGACGCCGGCCTCGACATCGACCGGTTCGCCCCGCGGCTCAGCTTCTTCTGGGCGATCGGCATGAACTTCTTCATGGAGGTCGCCAAGATGCGCGCGGCCCGGGCGCTGTGGGCACGGCTGGTCCGGGAGTTCGGGCCGACCAACCCCAAGTCGCTGAGCCTGCGCACCCACTGCCAGACCTCCGGGTGGTCGCTGACCGCCCAGGACGTCTTTAACAACGTGGGCCGGACGTGCATCGAGGCGATGGCCGCCACGCAGGGGCACACGCAGTCGCTGCACACCAATGCCCTCGACGAGGCGATCGCGCTGCCCACCGACTTCTCGGCACGGATCGCGCGCAACACCCAGCTGCTGCTGCAGCAGGAGAGCGGCACCACCGCGACCATCGACCCGTGGGCGGGCTCCTACTACGTGGAGCGGCTGACCCACGACCTCGCCGAGCGGGCGTGGGGCCACATCCAGGAGGCCGAGCAGGCCGGCGGCATGGCGCAGGCCATCGAGCAGGGGATCCCGAAGATGCGGATCGAGGAGGCCGCGGCACGCACGCAGGCGCGGATCGACGCCGGGACCCAGCAGGTGATCGGGGTCAACGCGTTCCGGCCGGCCGAGGAGGACCGGCTCGAGGTGCTGCGCGTCGACAACGACGACGTCCACCGCCAGCAGCTCGCCAAGCTCGAGCGGCTCCGCGCGGAGCGCGACGAGGACGACGTACGCCGCACGCTGGAGGCGCTCACCCGCAGCGCCGAGTCCGGCGGCGGAGGCGGCCTGGACGGCAACCTGCTCGCGCTGGCCGTCGACGCCGCCCGGGCCAAGGCGACCGTGGGGGAGATCTCCGAGGCCCTCGAGAAGGTCTACGGCCGGCACCAGGCGGTGATCCGTACCATCTCGGGCGTGTACCGCGAGGAGTCGGAGGGCGAGGGCCGCAGCCTGGTGCAGCGCGTCGTCGAGGCCGCCGACGAGTTCGAGGAGCACGAGGGACGTCGACCCCGGATCCTGGTCGCCAAGATGGGCCAGGACGGTCACGACCGCGGCCAGAAGGTCGTCGTCAGCGCCTTCGCCGACATGGGCTTCGACGTCGACGTCGGCCCGCTCTTCTCCACACCGGAGGAGGTGGCCCAGCAGGCCGTCGACGCCGACGTCCACATCGTGGGGGTGTCCTCGCTGGCCGCGGGCCACCTCGCCCTGTTGCCCCAGCTGCGGCGGGCGCTCTCCGACCTCGATCGGGAGGACGTCATGGTGGTGATCGGGGGGGTCATCCCGCCCGACGACGTCCCCACCCTCCTCGAGATGGGCGCGGCGGCGGTCTTCCTCCCCGGCACCGTCATCGCGGAGTCGGCGCTCGACCTGCTCACCAGGCTGGCCGAGCAGCTGGGACACCGGTGACGGCACGAGCGCTGGACGAGGAGGAGCTGGCGCGGCTCGCCGACGGGGTCCGCGACGGTCGCCGCGCGGACGTCTCGCGGGCGATCACGCTGGTGGAGTCCACCAAGCCGGCCCACCGCGCCGCGGCTCGCGACCTGCTCTCCCGGCTGACCGCCGGCGACGCCGTCCGGGTGGGGATCTCGGGCGTGCCGGGCGTCG
The genomic region above belongs to Nocardioides coralli and contains:
- the scpA gene encoding methylmalonyl-CoA mutase, yielding MSVPDSFAGLPLTREAPPAGAASTDPGESWTSPEGIEILPVYGPEHLEGLDALDTWPGLTPYLRGPYPTMYTTQPWTIRQYAGFSTAEESNAFYRRNLAAGQKGLSVAFDLATHRGYDSDHPRVRGDVGMAGVAIDSIYDTRTLFDGIPLDQMSVSMTMNGAVLPVMALYIAAAEEQGVKPEQLAGTIQNDILKEFMVRNTYIYPPAPSMRIISDIFAFTAERMPRFNSISISGYHMQEAGATADLELAYTLADGVEYIRAGLDAGLDIDRFAPRLSFFWAIGMNFFMEVAKMRAARALWARLVREFGPTNPKSLSLRTHCQTSGWSLTAQDVFNNVGRTCIEAMAATQGHTQSLHTNALDEAIALPTDFSARIARNTQLLLQQESGTTATIDPWAGSYYVERLTHDLAERAWGHIQEAEQAGGMAQAIEQGIPKMRIEEAAARTQARIDAGTQQVIGVNAFRPAEEDRLEVLRVDNDDVHRQQLAKLERLRAERDEDDVRRTLEALTRSAESGGGGGLDGNLLALAVDAARAKATVGEISEALEKVYGRHQAVIRTISGVYREESEGEGRSLVQRVVEAADEFEEHEGRRPRILVAKMGQDGHDRGQKVVVSAFADMGFDVDVGPLFSTPEEVAQQAVDADVHIVGVSSLAAGHLALLPQLRRALSDLDREDVMVVIGGVIPPDDVPTLLEMGAAAVFLPGTVIAESALDLLTRLAEQLGHR
- a CDS encoding methylmalonyl-CoA mutase family protein, with product MTREQQVEGGLEEPTELEPEQGSLALADPEDRHTRADWEAAAAGVLRKARRLSDDDPDDAVWSELAHETLDGIRVTPLGTPDLLDGLATEGRPGRRGDWDVRTRPADNEQVLGDLDAGATSVWLAPDADLALLDGVMLDLAPVVLTATTPDRARAFLDLLGDTTPAAGTNLGADAAGDHAVEVAELAREAGVLGVVVDATPVHEQGASDVQELGHALAVAAAYLRAATAAGLTVEQAAGLVEFRLAATDEQFATIAKLRAARRLWARMQELSGAEPVAMRIHAVTSRVMLSKYDPWVNMLRGTVAAFAAGVGGADAVTVIEFDSPLGTPDAFGRRIARNTSLLLLAEAHVGAVSDPAGGAYAVEKLTDDLAAAAWEELGRIEADGVEAFKERIAEVVTRRDAEVASRQRPLTGLTEFPDLAETLPERAGDGDDVRRYGAAFEALRDEPAATPVFLATLGTVAAHTARATFAANLLAAGGIAVEQAGPTAGVAEVVAAYDGQPVACLCGTDAAYAEWGAELVEALREAGARHVVVAGKVDIGADDRCFAGMDALEFLHRTREVLA